A genomic window from Triticum urartu cultivar G1812 chromosome 7, Tu2.1, whole genome shotgun sequence includes:
- the LOC125519170 gene encoding probable xyloglucan endotransglucosylase/hydrolase protein 23 gives WLTAFPKNQPLRLYSSLRNADDWATQGGRVKTDWSHTPFSASYLGFKADACVVTAGGRPRYRASVDTEVVPGTGAAGEWYNQELDLTRQQRMRWVQSNYMIYNYCTDPKRVAKGVPAECSM, from the coding sequence tggctgacCGCCTTCCCCAAGAACCAGCCCCTGCGCCTCTACTCCAGCCTCCGGAACGCCGACGACTGGGCCACGCAGGGCGGCCGCGTCAAGACGGATTGGTCCCACACCCCGTTCTCCGCCTCCTACCTCGGCTTCAAGGCCGACGCGTGCGTGGTAACCGCGGGCGGCCGGCCGCGCTACCGTGCCAGCGTTGACACGGAGGTCGTCCCCGGCACCGGCGCGGCGGGTGAGTGGTACAACCAGGAGCTGGACCTGACGCGGCAGCAACGGATGCGGTGGGTGCAGAGCAACTACATGATCTACAACTACTGCACGGACCCCAAGCGCGTCGCCAAGGGCGTCCCTGCCGAGTGCTCCATGTAA